Genomic DNA from Clostridium sp. BJN0013:
AATCGCTGTTGGTGTTGCAAGCACTAATGCACAAGGACAAAATACAACAAGAATAGTAACTGATCGAATAATTTCATGGGTAGCAAGCCATGTGCCAACTGCCGCTGCAAGTGCTATCACTACAATCCATGTAGCCCACCTATCAGCTATTCCAACAATTTTTGCCTTCCCCGCATCTGCTGATTCAACAAGACGAATCATTCTTTGCAGTGAACTGTCCTCTCCAACTTTTTGTGCAACCATTTCAAAAGTGCCAAATTGATTGACAGTTCCACTGAAAACCTCATCGCCCTCATCTTTATCTACGGGCAAAGATTCACCGGTCATCACAGATTGATCCACAGAAGTTTGTCCTTTAATAATTATTCCATCAACAGCTATTGTTTCTCCTGCCAATACCCTCAGGATATCACCCTCTTTGATTTGATCAGCAGAAATTATAGATTCTTCGCCATTTTGTACAATCCTTGCAATTGTAGGAGTAAGATGTACCAACTTTTCAATTCCAGCACGGGCTTTGGCAACAGTACGTTCTTCTAAATAAGCTCCAATCATCATAATAAAAGCCACTTCACCAGCTGCAAAGATTTCTCCAATAGAAATTGAAGCAATCAATGCAATGGAAACTAGCACATCCGCCTTAATATCAAACTCAGTTACCAATCCCCAAATGGCCCCTTTTACAATGGGAATACCACAAAAAATAATTGCGATCCATGCCACATTGATAGGTAAATTTCCCACATTGAAAAAACTTACAGCCAAAGCTATTAGAGATAATGAAAGAAATAACAAAGTTCTTTTGTCATCATCCTTTAATAACTGTATCAATAAAACCACTCCTTTATATACCCATAGGGGTATATGTATATTGTACCCTTGTAGGTATGCCCTGTCAATAGAAAAAGCAACTGTTACTTTCAACAGTTGCCCATTAGGACATCTATGACATTCTTGAAAAATGCTCTACAGCCTTGGCAAAATCTGCTATTGTTTTATCAGCATCTCCATGTTCAATACCTTCTCTGACACAATGGTTTAAATGGCCTTCTAAAACCACCTGACCTACTTTATGCAAAGCACTCTTGGCAGCATTGATCTGAATTAAAACATCTTCACAGGGAATATCTTCATCAACCATTTTATCAATAGCTTTTATCTGTCCCATAATTTTATTCAGTCTTCTATGTAGATTGCCTGCATCCATGCATTGGCGCATTATTACACCTCCTTAATATAGTATATACTACCATCCTCCTGTTATAACGTCAACTTAATCTAAATTCTGATACTTCGAGGCATTCACCTTTTTCCACAAATTGCTTTAGAACATTTAAATTTAGAAAAATAGAGAATCAGTTTTATTTTTTGAAAAGAATAAGTCTTTATGTTTTTTGGGTAGTTCATTTTTTACAAATTTTAAATCTGCTGTCCACTTTTCATTTCTACCTACATTTTTTACTATCAGTATAGAAATGTAAAATCAATTTAAAGGTTAATCTTTAGCACATTAGGCGGTGAAGCATTTTGAAAATATATTGGTATGAAAGA
This window encodes:
- a CDS encoding metal-sensing transcriptional repressor; translated protein: MRQCMDAGNLHRRLNKIMGQIKAIDKMVDEDIPCEDVLIQINAAKSALHKVGQVVLEGHLNHCVREGIEHGDADKTIADFAKAVEHFSRMS